The Paenibacillus tianjinensis genome has a window encoding:
- a CDS encoding type IA DNA topoisomerase has translation MKTLIIAEKPDMGRNIAAAIEPKAKNYRSYLEGEQYIITWAIGHLIGLAEPEAYDDKYKKWNINDLPIIPDQFKLVPNARTIDQLKVIGELAKRSDLLVNSCDAGREGQHIFSLIQRHLQLAQPVKRLWISDLTPETIRKGFQELKDGSEYENLTKAARARSEADWLIGMNGSRAFTTKHNVLLSVGRVQTPVLALIYDRQKTIEAFSSLKFFEVEGHFTQNEVAYKGMWQGDRLTDGAKAEALAAKVKGKPGRVASYEVKDTKEYPNKLYDLTLLQREANGKYAFSAKKTLDIAQALYEKHKVISYPRTNSNYVTEQNIPEMHKTLSSLQGTSYDEWVKGANRNLVHKGNKFICNPSKVEDHHAILPTNRKASGLSADEAKLYDLIVRRFLSQFYPAAEYKVHTVFTEVEGESFKTTVKELLSLGWKVIYGDQKKDKAKPAKGKGKEDEEEEEIEVNEPFSISPSDEVHCSDAVVKEKDTQPPKHYTEGTLLKAMESAGKQIEDEELRDAMKDSGLGTPATRAATIERLKNVGYIEMQGKKIAITQKGRTAIELIRGAGIELLTSPEMTGQWERRLNEIARGTAADGQFMENVKRFASMIVEKVRVQSRASKTSFEGETPSIKAGSKGRSGGSVAKASPDRTAGASRKRSGAGGSASAGTTAGVGQPKAGTETAADTGPKIIGACPRPGCGGTIFMGRKGYGCSHYKEGCKFVIWKENHGRTLTDAQVKALIEKGRTGKLKLTAEDGAPLEGKLVLANMDTGQLSIE, from the coding sequence TTGAAGACACTCATTATTGCGGAAAAACCGGATATGGGGCGGAATATCGCCGCCGCAATAGAACCGAAGGCCAAAAATTACCGTTCCTATTTAGAAGGGGAGCAGTACATCATTACTTGGGCGATCGGTCATCTCATCGGACTCGCCGAACCGGAAGCTTATGACGACAAATACAAAAAGTGGAATATTAACGACTTACCCATCATTCCCGACCAGTTCAAGCTGGTGCCGAACGCCCGCACGATTGATCAGCTGAAGGTGATCGGCGAGCTGGCCAAACGCAGTGATCTGCTGGTCAACTCCTGTGATGCCGGGCGGGAGGGGCAGCATATTTTTTCGCTGATTCAGCGGCATTTGCAGCTGGCCCAGCCGGTGAAGCGGCTGTGGATTTCCGACCTGACGCCGGAGACGATCCGCAAAGGTTTCCAGGAGCTGAAGGATGGCTCGGAGTATGAGAATCTGACCAAAGCCGCCCGGGCGCGCAGTGAGGCCGACTGGCTGATCGGGATGAACGGTTCCCGCGCATTCACCACGAAGCATAATGTATTGCTGTCCGTGGGCCGGGTGCAGACGCCGGTGCTCGCGCTGATATATGACCGCCAGAAGACGATAGAAGCTTTTTCATCACTTAAGTTTTTTGAAGTCGAGGGGCATTTCACGCAGAACGAGGTAGCCTATAAAGGCATGTGGCAGGGGGACCGTCTGACGGACGGTGCGAAGGCGGAGGCGCTGGCTGCCAAGGTCAAGGGGAAACCGGGGCGTGTTGCTTCGTATGAGGTCAAGGACACCAAAGAGTATCCGAACAAACTGTACGATTTGACGCTGCTGCAGCGTGAGGCGAACGGGAAATACGCTTTTTCCGCCAAAAAAACACTCGATATCGCACAGGCGCTCTACGAGAAGCATAAGGTGATCTCCTATCCGCGGACCAACTCCAACTATGTAACGGAGCAGAACATCCCGGAGATGCATAAGACACTGTCTTCACTGCAAGGGACCTCTTATGATGAATGGGTCAAAGGTGCGAACCGCAATCTGGTCCATAAAGGCAATAAATTTATCTGCAATCCGTCTAAGGTGGAAGACCACCATGCCATTTTGCCGACGAACCGCAAAGCATCGGGGCTTAGCGCAGATGAGGCCAAATTGTATGACCTGATTGTGCGCCGCTTCCTGTCACAGTTCTATCCGGCTGCGGAGTATAAAGTGCATACGGTCTTTACTGAAGTTGAAGGAGAGAGCTTCAAAACGACGGTCAAAGAACTGCTGAGTCTCGGCTGGAAGGTCATTTACGGCGACCAGAAGAAGGATAAAGCGAAGCCGGCTAAGGGGAAGGGCAAGGAAGACGAGGAGGAAGAGGAGATTGAGGTGAACGAGCCGTTCTCCATCTCCCCGTCTGACGAGGTGCACTGCAGCGATGCAGTAGTTAAGGAAAAAGATACGCAGCCGCCTAAGCATTACACGGAGGGAACCCTGCTCAAAGCGATGGAAAGCGCAGGGAAGCAGATAGAGGACGAGGAGCTGCGCGATGCCATGAAGGATTCAGGTCTCGGCACTCCGGCTACCCGGGCAGCAACGATTGAGCGGCTGAAGAACGTCGGCTACATTGAAATGCAAGGCAAGAAAATCGCGATTACCCAAAAGGGACGGACGGCGATCGAACTGATCCGCGGAGCGGGGATTGAGCTGCTGACCTCGCCGGAAATGACCGGACAATGGGAACGGCGTCTGAATGAAATTGCCAGAGGTACGGCGGCGGACGGCCAGTTTATGGAGAATGTCAAACGTTTCGCCTCGATGATCGTAGAGAAGGTTCGGGTACAGTCGCGCGCGTCCAAAACCTCCTTTGAAGGCGAAACGCCTTCAATTAAGGCAGGTTCCAAAGGGCGGAGCGGCGGCTCAGTAGCCAAGGCAAGCCCGGACAGGACAGCCGGCGCCTCCCGCAAACGCAGTGGAGCAGGAGGCAGTGCTTCTGCCGGTACAACCGCAGGTGTAGGGCAGCCTAAAGCTGGTACTGAGACGGCAGCAGATACTGGACCGAAGATCATCGGAGCCTGCCCGCGTCCCGGCTGCGGGGGAACAATCTTCATGGGGCGTAAAGGATATGGCTGCTCGCACTATAAAGAAGGCTGTAAATTTGTAATCTGGAAAGAAAATCATGGCCGGACACTTACCGACGCCCAGGTGAAGGCGCTGATTGAAAAAGGCAGAACCGGCAAGCTGAAGCTGACAGCTGAGGACGGTGCTCCGCTCGAAGGCAAGCTGGTACTGGCCAATATGGATACGGGGCAGCTTAGCATCGAATGA
- a CDS encoding DsbA family protein, with protein MNKNANPKHTLNKMTSRTPATGNKRLLPMLLGVVVVILIIALVYVTTGGKASDSDVFEGLPNYTDVKGTIVVDGLKVEKQPHLGSGDAKVKVIEFADFKCPACKKWTEAYLDTFIKDYVDTGKADFYFMNFAFIDRDSYLAASAGEAIYKQSNEKFWEYVHKLYANQGDESKIWATQKFILNFVKENIGGIDYARFEQDVKNHTYMYDVKEDFKIAGAYGVNGTPKFMVNGVLLKDSSYEGLTAAVESGLAETAK; from the coding sequence ATGAACAAGAACGCGAATCCTAAACACACACTGAATAAGATGACCTCCCGTACCCCCGCAACGGGCAACAAACGTCTTCTGCCGATGCTGCTGGGCGTCGTGGTGGTCATCCTGATCATTGCACTGGTCTATGTCACTACAGGCGGCAAAGCCAGCGACAGCGATGTTTTTGAGGGGCTGCCCAACTACACGGATGTCAAAGGCACTATTGTGGTCGACGGGCTGAAGGTTGAGAAGCAGCCGCATCTCGGCAGCGGGGACGCCAAGGTCAAAGTCATTGAATTCGCCGATTTCAAATGCCCGGCCTGCAAGAAGTGGACGGAAGCTTACCTGGATACCTTCATTAAGGATTATGTAGACACCGGGAAAGCGGATTTCTACTTCATGAATTTCGCCTTTATTGACCGGGACTCCTATCTGGCAGCAAGTGCCGGGGAAGCTATTTATAAACAAAGCAACGAAAAGTTCTGGGAATACGTCCATAAGCTATATGCTAATCAAGGCGACGAAAGCAAAATTTGGGCGACGCAAAAATTCATCCTTAATTTTGTCAAAGAGAACATCGGGGGCATTGATTACGCCCGGTTTGAGCAGGACGTGAAGAACCACACCTATATGTACGATGTTAAGGAAGACTTCAAAATTGCCGGAGCCTACGGCGTAAACGGCACACCTAAATTCATGGTGAACGGTGTTCTGCTGAAGGATTCCTCTTACGAGGGGCTTACCGCAGCGGTGGAGAGCGGACTGGCCGAAACCGCCAAGTAA
- a CDS encoding DNA polymerase IV, with amino-acid sequence MSKERIILLSDCQSFYASVEKAAHPEYKDKPVAVGDPTRMNGIVLAACPIAKAQGVTTASRVGEAMAKCPGLVVIRPRMGTYIKVSLLISQIYHGYTDLVEPFSIDEQFLDVTGSLTFFGGGTREIIRSIQQHVLLSTGVWTRVGIGPTKILAKMANNLSKKREGGIFRLGYDNLSEELWPLPVHEMFMVAGRMSKNFYRMGITTIGDIARMELGEFKRRMRMTMGKQSDIQAEYYWQTARGIDPSPVVTGIRHQIKSVGHGKALRWNLYTRLEDIEVVLLELVIEVCQRARRYRYMGSVVSIAVSETDGNRSNSYSRQMTLPEPSSLTHEIAAAAYHLFIDHWTGMPLSRLSISISHLTDDSVLQLTLFDDRERTYRRERTIDQIKTRYGSKALIRASSLLESGVALERAEQIGGHYK; translated from the coding sequence ATGTCTAAAGAGCGAATTATTTTACTGTCGGACTGCCAATCCTTTTACGCCAGCGTCGAAAAAGCTGCTCACCCGGAATATAAAGATAAGCCTGTCGCAGTGGGGGATCCGACGCGGATGAACGGCATTGTGCTCGCAGCCTGCCCCATCGCCAAGGCCCAGGGTGTAACCACTGCTTCACGCGTGGGCGAAGCCATGGCCAAGTGTCCCGGACTTGTGGTTATACGCCCCCGAATGGGCACTTATATAAAGGTATCGCTGCTTATTTCGCAAATTTACCATGGTTATACGGACCTTGTTGAGCCTTTCAGTATCGATGAGCAGTTCTTGGATGTGACGGGCTCATTGACCTTTTTTGGGGGAGGAACACGGGAAATCATTCGCAGCATCCAGCAGCATGTCCTGTTATCCACCGGTGTCTGGACCAGGGTAGGGATCGGACCGACAAAAATACTTGCCAAAATGGCGAACAACCTTTCGAAGAAGCGGGAAGGCGGGATTTTCCGGCTCGGGTATGACAATTTGTCTGAAGAGCTCTGGCCTTTGCCGGTACATGAAATGTTTATGGTGGCCGGCCGGATGAGCAAAAACTTCTATCGTATGGGGATAACCACCATTGGTGACATTGCGCGGATGGAGCTGGGTGAGTTTAAGCGGAGAATGCGTATGACCATGGGCAAACAGAGCGATATCCAGGCGGAGTATTATTGGCAGACTGCCCGCGGAATCGATCCTAGCCCGGTAGTAACAGGAATCCGCCATCAGATCAAATCGGTGGGTCATGGCAAGGCACTGCGCTGGAACCTGTACACCCGGCTGGAGGATATTGAGGTCGTACTGCTGGAGCTGGTCATTGAAGTTTGCCAGCGGGCACGGCGGTACCGGTATATGGGATCCGTGGTATCTATTGCAGTCTCGGAAACAGACGGTAACAGGTCCAATTCGTACAGCCGTCAGATGACCCTGCCGGAGCCGTCGTCCTTGACTCATGAGATTGCAGCAGCGGCTTATCACCTGTTTATCGACCATTGGACCGGGATGCCTTTAAGCCGTTTATCGATATCTATTTCCCATTTGACCGATGACAGTGTCCTGCAGCTTACGCTGTTTGACGACCGGGAACGGACCTATAGAAGAGAGCGTACCATCGATCAGATCAAAACACGGTATGGCAGCAAAGCGCTGATCCGGGCGTCCTCCTTGCTTGAATCCGGGGTTGCTCTGGAACGCGCCGAACAGATTGGGGGGCATTATAAATGA
- a CDS encoding methyl-accepting chemotaxis protein: MYTKIKRLTRQFTSHSLQRKMMLLFAVMLIIPIVTVSYFSYTTSSKQLEFRMQEATHTSVDMLANNISETVTAAKENVQQLSQQLTSADLDNKTAETRTLIDLFVKEHPELEILTSGNENGAWMKSPDPGKQDYDPRTRDWYIESMKNPGKVTLTGPSISVTTGNYTLFISESLKDGKGAVATTLNLKVIGERISNIKLGKDGYYFVVDRNNKFVSHPVKKAGDDIVDDVAKLLVNDSGSLSYTAPDTGVEMRGYYTTDPTTGFIVVGVLPAQEFSDAALPIVYTSSIVLGIALVISLILMFFVVRAISRPISRLNHSARRVSEGYLNEQIKIDRADEIGELAKNYNLMVESLRNIVTDISDTSGLLAASSQQLTATTEENAKATAYVAELVQDSAAGADTQTSAMIETSRAMEEMSAGIQKIAEAAASIVDSSGDTEADVHSGSQKIEQVSRQMDAIRESTHLSSELIGQLNGLNTQVSAMSSAISNIAVQTNLLSLNAGIEAARAGEHGRGFAVVATEVRKLADQSKSTAGNIQETIEQMTVLIDQTYEAIHHRVAADVDLGIQVMDEAKAAFVNIEQSTARINGQIHDISAITEEMSAGAEQVAAAVEEISNISRTTSDALQNVTAATEQQLASMDEITASSGELSKMAGDLQQKIERFKLEE, encoded by the coding sequence ATGTATACAAAAATAAAACGCCTTACCCGCCAATTCACGTCACATTCGCTGCAAAGGAAAATGATGCTGCTCTTCGCCGTCATGCTGATTATACCAATCGTCACGGTAAGCTACTTTTCCTATACCACCTCCAGCAAGCAATTGGAGTTCAGAATGCAGGAAGCCACACACACAAGCGTTGACATGCTGGCGAATAATATCAGTGAAACAGTAACTGCTGCCAAGGAGAATGTACAGCAGCTTAGCCAGCAGCTGACCTCCGCTGATCTTGACAACAAGACAGCCGAGACCCGTACGCTGATTGATTTGTTCGTGAAGGAACATCCGGAGCTTGAAATTCTTACTTCAGGAAATGAGAACGGAGCCTGGATGAAATCACCTGACCCCGGCAAGCAGGATTATGATCCGCGCACCCGCGACTGGTACATCGAATCGATGAAAAATCCCGGTAAAGTCACACTCACCGGTCCAAGCATATCTGTAACTACCGGCAACTACACCCTGTTCATCTCAGAATCACTAAAAGACGGCAAGGGGGCCGTTGCTACCACTCTCAATCTGAAAGTGATAGGTGAACGGATCAGCAATATTAAGCTTGGCAAAGACGGCTATTACTTTGTGGTTGACCGGAATAACAAGTTCGTCTCCCACCCGGTCAAAAAAGCCGGCGATGATATTGTGGATGATGTCGCTAAGCTTTTGGTTAATGACAGCGGCAGCTTATCCTATACCGCTCCCGATACCGGGGTGGAGATGCGCGGTTATTATACTACCGACCCTACGACAGGCTTTATTGTCGTTGGTGTGCTTCCCGCCCAAGAGTTCTCGGATGCTGCTTTGCCGATTGTCTACACGAGCTCAATTGTCCTGGGAATCGCGCTGGTTATCTCCCTGATCCTGATGTTCTTTGTCGTAAGAGCAATCTCCCGGCCGATCAGCAGGCTGAACCACTCCGCCCGCCGTGTGAGTGAGGGGTACCTGAATGAACAGATTAAGATTGACCGTGCCGATGAAATCGGCGAGTTAGCCAAGAACTATAATCTCATGGTGGAATCGCTGCGAAATATCGTGACAGACATCTCGGATACTTCCGGTCTCTTGGCCGCATCCAGCCAGCAGCTGACGGCTACGACCGAAGAGAATGCTAAGGCTACCGCCTATGTGGCTGAGCTCGTTCAGGATTCAGCCGCCGGAGCCGATACACAGACTTCGGCGATGATCGAGACTTCCCGGGCCATGGAGGAAATGTCCGCCGGAATCCAAAAAATCGCCGAAGCCGCAGCTTCCATCGTCGATTCCTCGGGAGACACCGAAGCCGATGTCCACAGCGGCAGCCAGAAGATCGAACAGGTCAGCCGCCAAATGGATGCTATCCGCGAGTCCACTCACCTGTCTTCGGAGCTGATTGGACAATTGAACGGTTTAAACACACAGGTGTCGGCGATGAGCAGTGCGATCTCTAACATTGCTGTACAGACTAATCTGTTGTCACTCAATGCCGGGATTGAAGCTGCACGCGCCGGAGAACACGGCAGAGGATTCGCCGTAGTTGCAACCGAAGTGCGCAAACTTGCCGATCAGTCCAAGTCCACCGCCGGTAATATTCAGGAAACGATTGAGCAAATGACAGTGCTGATTGACCAAACCTATGAAGCGATTCATCACCGGGTTGCGGCAGATGTGGATCTGGGCATCCAAGTGATGGATGAAGCTAAGGCAGCTTTCGTGAATATTGAACAATCCACTGCCAGAATCAACGGCCAGATCCATGACATCTCGGCAATTACCGAAGAAATGTCCGCCGGCGCTGAGCAAGTTGCTGCTGCGGTCGAAGAAATCTCTAACATCTCACGTACCACTTCCGACGCTCTACAGAATGTTACGGCGGCAACAGAGCAGCAGCTCGCCTCGATGGATGAGATCACCGCTTCTTCCGGTGAGCTGTCCAAAATGGCCGGTGACCTGCAGCAAAAAATCGAACGCTTCAAGCTGGAGGAGTAG
- a CDS encoding ArsR/SmtB family transcription factor: MSYELKIDVSPVYELLDSFMLYVTRKWISNLDMGPDWIRDIDGRIPPQQVTALRQAADWPFTDYDVLYVWAYHRQPASKVTQFLEELEASSLQECFERTAPLFPNFTIEECARIKKDYPPLLQLWYEQYFRHVEPKLLPILIEDASEKKMLESKMGAAALIEYASGGVVIEDIPDLRTVVLLPTIHNRPINMYCFYNTLMIIQYPVDVPSDNEDEPPTVLLRLTKALSDPTRLRLLRYAAHEPKTLWELQSDLNQTSDMLMHHLLMLRVAGLLRVHLGSEGEGNERYSVRPDGASDLQMFLESYIRL; this comes from the coding sequence ATGAGTTATGAACTGAAAATTGATGTTTCACCTGTATACGAACTGCTCGACAGTTTCATGTTATATGTAACTAGAAAATGGATTTCCAATCTGGATATGGGTCCCGACTGGATTCGTGATATTGACGGCCGCATTCCTCCGCAGCAGGTAACTGCGCTCAGACAGGCAGCCGATTGGCCTTTTACCGATTATGATGTGCTCTATGTCTGGGCTTACCACCGCCAGCCGGCATCGAAGGTGACGCAGTTTCTGGAGGAGCTCGAAGCTTCTTCACTACAGGAATGTTTTGAACGCACAGCGCCGCTTTTCCCCAACTTTACAATAGAAGAATGCGCGCGGATCAAAAAAGACTATCCCCCGCTTCTGCAGCTATGGTATGAGCAATACTTCCGCCATGTGGAGCCAAAGCTCCTGCCCATACTCATCGAAGACGCTTCAGAGAAAAAGATGCTCGAGAGCAAAATGGGCGCTGCTGCGCTGATTGAATATGCATCCGGCGGCGTGGTGATTGAGGATATCCCTGATCTGCGGACAGTGGTGCTCCTGCCTACCATACATAACCGGCCGATCAACATGTATTGCTTCTACAATACCCTGATGATTATTCAGTATCCTGTAGATGTTCCCTCGGACAATGAGGACGAACCGCCTACCGTGCTGCTGCGCCTGACCAAGGCGCTGTCTGATCCGACCAGGCTCCGGCTGCTCCGCTATGCGGCCCATGAGCCCAAAACACTGTGGGAGCTGCAGTCGGACCTGAACCAGACTAGTGATATGCTGATGCATCATTTACTTATGCTGCGTGTCGCGGGCCTGCTGCGGGTCCATCTAGGCAGTGAAGGCGAAGGCAACGAACGCTATAGTGTACGTCCGGACGGCGCCTCAGACCTGCAAATGTTCTTAGAGTCGTATATTCGTTTATAA
- a CDS encoding GNAT family N-acetyltransferase: MMTEQLDYFWKGTVVRLRATQKSDWEDWRREQQDSDAVRLMEWGIELPKSEASERAMSDEYDDFKSSYRRMFAIETHDNVLVGLINLSGMDQKNGTFGISFCINKQFRKNGYGLDAARIALRYAFHELRLQKCNSGCVSINEASRALHRKLGFREEGLRRRSIYMNGQYYDDLLLGLLREEFDEAEERRFANDQEK; encoded by the coding sequence ATGATGACAGAACAACTGGATTATTTCTGGAAGGGTACAGTCGTTAGACTCAGGGCTACACAGAAGAGTGACTGGGAAGATTGGAGAAGGGAACAACAGGATAGTGACGCCGTCCGGCTGATGGAATGGGGCATTGAACTGCCCAAGAGTGAAGCGAGTGAGCGGGCAATGTCAGATGAATACGATGATTTCAAAAGCAGCTACCGCCGGATGTTTGCGATTGAGACCCACGATAATGTTCTGGTAGGGCTAATCAATTTGAGCGGTATGGATCAGAAGAACGGTACATTCGGCATTTCCTTCTGCATCAATAAGCAGTTCAGAAAAAATGGATACGGCCTGGATGCCGCAAGGATTGCTCTACGGTACGCTTTTCATGAGCTGAGGCTGCAGAAATGCAACAGCGGCTGTGTCTCTATTAATGAGGCTTCCAGAGCGCTTCACCGCAAGCTGGGATTCCGGGAGGAAGGCCTCCGCCGGAGAAGCATTTATATGAACGGACAATATTACGATGATTTATTACTTGGGCTGCTGCGTGAAGAGTTCGATGAAGCCGAAGAGCGGCGGTTTGCGAATGATCAGGAGAAGTAA
- a CDS encoding MFS transporter, translating to MNSRLNYIILITVIIAAGLSQGLLLPVLSILLEQTGVSSSLNGLNAAALYVGSFAMTLVAERVLGAIGFKKLIASGISLVLVTLLLFPLLPGIKAWFILRLLVGIGDSAINYAAQLWVLLMTPAEHRGRNLSLYGMSYGLGFSLGPLGISLLRFGQAAPFLILAGLFVLVLLLVLLKLPDSHPDKVEHGEGQARRFGRSYQLAWYALIPALLYGYMEASLNSNFPVYGLRTGFSTDQIAALLPFAGIGGLVLQLPLGLWSDRYGRKKILIFAGVAGGLGFTLLPLAGDHFLLTLLLLMAAGGLVGSFFSLGLSYAADILPRNLLPAANVVSSFHYSVGSIIGPGLGGLLLEFGWGGGVFALLGGFYILFGLAGLLFSPRQLN from the coding sequence TTGAACAGCAGGCTGAATTACATCATCCTTATTACGGTTATTATCGCCGCCGGGCTCAGCCAAGGGCTGCTGCTGCCGGTGCTCTCCATTCTCCTGGAGCAAACAGGAGTCTCTTCCTCTCTTAACGGGCTTAACGCCGCGGCCCTTTATGTCGGGTCGTTCGCTATGACCCTTGTGGCTGAACGGGTACTAGGCGCAATCGGCTTTAAGAAACTGATTGCTTCGGGGATCAGCCTTGTGCTGGTGACATTGCTCCTGTTCCCGCTGCTGCCCGGCATCAAAGCCTGGTTTATTTTGCGGCTGCTCGTCGGCATCGGCGATTCCGCCATTAATTATGCCGCTCAGCTCTGGGTATTGCTTATGACACCCGCGGAACACAGGGGCCGTAATCTCTCGCTTTACGGGATGTCCTACGGCCTGGGCTTCAGCCTCGGGCCGCTTGGCATCAGCCTGCTGCGGTTTGGCCAGGCCGCCCCTTTTCTGATCCTTGCCGGTTTGTTTGTGCTCGTTCTGCTGCTGGTTCTGCTCAAGCTGCCGGACTCCCATCCGGATAAAGTGGAGCATGGGGAGGGTCAGGCCAGACGTTTCGGACGGAGCTACCAGTTAGCCTGGTATGCACTGATTCCGGCCCTGCTATACGGCTATATGGAGGCGAGCCTGAACAGTAATTTCCCGGTGTACGGACTGCGTACAGGCTTCAGCACGGATCAGATCGCTGCGCTGCTGCCGTTCGCAGGCATTGGCGGCCTGGTACTCCAGCTGCCGCTGGGACTGTGGAGTGACCGGTACGGGCGGAAGAAAATACTGATTTTTGCCGGTGTGGCCGGCGGGCTGGGCTTTACGCTGCTGCCGCTTGCAGGAGATCATTTTCTGCTGACCTTGCTGCTGCTGATGGCGGCCGGCGGGCTTGTCGGTTCCTTTTTCTCGCTGGGACTTAGCTATGCAGCAGATATTCTGCCGCGTAATCTCCTGCCTGCTGCCAATGTGGTTTCTTCGTTTCATTATAGTGTCGGCAGTATAATCGGTCCGGGTCTAGGCGGCCTGCTGCTTGAGTTCGGCTGGGGCGGCGGTGTGTTCGCGCTGCTTGGCGGTTTCTATATATTGTTCGGCTTAGCGGGGTTATTATTCTCGCCACGGCAGCTGAATTGA
- a CDS encoding phosphonate ABC transporter ATP-binding protein yields the protein MITVEHLAKAVGEDKLPVLRDISFQLEPGELVVLLGASGSGKSTLLRCLALREKWDKGNFKVDGVNVRGNMFTGRRKIRREWAYLEQNAELNPNRTALKNVLIGQSSQTPLWRMVTGMVRSDDYMGAMDELDLLGLLDKAKIKTSQLSGGERQRVAIARALVHGAKVILADEPVTGLDPKTAESVLDTLRKLCKETGLTVVTVLPLELAERYATRLWVLEDGRIKHDVKGRRLTSQERIHL from the coding sequence ATGATCACAGTTGAACATTTAGCCAAAGCAGTCGGGGAGGATAAACTTCCTGTTCTGCGGGATATTAGCTTTCAATTAGAACCGGGTGAACTGGTTGTGCTGCTGGGGGCCAGCGGAAGCGGTAAGTCGACGCTGCTGCGCTGCCTGGCGCTGCGCGAGAAATGGGACAAGGGGAACTTTAAAGTAGACGGTGTTAACGTTCGGGGGAATATGTTCACCGGCAGACGGAAGATCCGCCGCGAGTGGGCGTATCTGGAGCAGAATGCGGAGCTGAATCCGAACCGCACTGCACTGAAGAATGTTTTGATCGGCCAATCCTCACAGACTCCGCTGTGGCGGATGGTCACGGGGATGGTTCGCTCGGATGATTATATGGGCGCGATGGACGAGCTCGATTTGCTCGGGCTGCTTGATAAAGCTAAAATAAAGACCAGCCAGCTCAGCGGCGGTGAGCGCCAGCGGGTGGCAATTGCCCGTGCGCTTGTGCATGGAGCGAAAGTAATTCTGGCTGATGAACCGGTAACCGGTCTTGACCCGAAGACAGCGGAAAGCGTTCTGGACACCTTGCGCAAGCTGTGCAAAGAAACGGGGCTTACGGTAGTGACCGTGCTGCCGCTGGAGCTGGCGGAACGGTATGCCACACGTTTATGGGTACTGGAAGACGGCAGAATTAAACATGATGTCAAAGGACGCCGTCTGACTTCGCAGGAACGTATCCATCTGTAG
- a CDS encoding HAD family hydrolase, with the protein MKYLTQQVIFDLDDTLVHCNKYFDLILGQYFELMSDWFSEFGPTTSEFRSKQVEIDVETVSTSGLASDNFPKSLIATYRFFCAKYNRAADPYQEKQLMKLGLSVYDQEVEAYPGMVETLDALKHDGHDLYLYTGGDDTIQQRKIEQMKLDVYFGDRIFIRQHKNIESLENILTSYPFERKRTWMIGNSLRTDVLPALTAGINSIYLKQQNEWLYNLIELQREMQQSVLTISSIHEVPPVIRSASQRKNHG; encoded by the coding sequence ATGAAATATTTGACACAACAAGTTATCTTCGATCTGGACGACACCCTGGTCCACTGCAATAAATATTTTGACCTCATTCTGGGGCAGTATTTCGAACTGATGTCCGATTGGTTCAGCGAGTTCGGACCCACAACCAGCGAATTCCGCAGCAAGCAGGTGGAAATCGACGTGGAGACGGTAAGTACCAGCGGTCTTGCCAGCGACAATTTCCCGAAATCCCTGATTGCCACCTACCGCTTTTTCTGCGCCAAATATAACCGTGCGGCCGATCCCTATCAGGAAAAGCAGCTGATGAAGCTCGGTCTCAGCGTCTACGACCAGGAAGTGGAAGCTTATCCGGGCATGGTGGAGACACTCGATGCGCTGAAGCATGACGGTCATGACCTGTACCTCTATACCGGCGGGGACGATACGATCCAGCAGCGTAAAATTGAGCAAATGAAGCTCGACGTTTATTTTGGCGACCGGATTTTTATCCGCCAGCATAAAAATATCGAATCGCTTGAGAATATTCTGACTTCTTATCCTTTTGAACGGAAACGCACCTGGATGATCGGCAATTCACTGCGCACGGATGTGCTCCCGGCCCTGACTGCGGGCATCAACAGCATCTATCTGAAGCAGCAAAATGAATGGCTCTACAACCTGATCGAACTTCAGCGGGAAATGCAGCAGTCGGTCCTGACCATTTCCTCTATTCATGAGGTCCCTCCGGTCATCCGCTCGGCATCGCAGCGCAAAAACCACGGCTGA